Genomic segment of Populus nigra chromosome 14, ddPopNigr1.1, whole genome shotgun sequence:
gaaaattatattttatgaattctATTTCCAGACCAATCATCCAGTAGATACTCTAGATAAATCACCGACGAAAGTTCAAAGAAGATAATACAGAAATTTGAGGCTTAATGAAGGAGAACAAttagtttgagaaaaaaaagggatcaaTTACAATAACAAAATTAGAGTAACATTACTACTCAGGAATCAAGATCTAATGGCTGACGGAATGGAGTTTTGACCATGTAATAAAAACCACAAGTAAAGACAAGAGATATTGCGGTGATGGAACCGTCTCTTGCTCTAAGTACATGTCTCCTAACCTAGAAGCAAGTGACTGAATCCAAACCTACTGCAGTAGAGGGTATGCGTGTCACGCTTATCAATCCTTGATGTAAGCAGTTCAGAAATTCCAGACAAAGACATCGCTATTTGTCGAGTCTCTAGCTACTAATTCAAAGCAAACCCTACTAACGTCTCCCTTCTAAAACTCTACAAAAACCAACCATACGGAACCCTCTATGCTAGTCAATAAACGAGGCAAAAAGATATGGACAAGACGACTCTACCACACAGTATAAACAAGGTGAATTTTGCTGAGCTCGAGCAAATGTGAAAAGGGCTTGCTTCAATCTGAAAACCACTTCCCTAACTCAGAACCATGCAGCTTATTAGACAACTAAAACGTCTAAAAAAGAAGGTCCCACATATTTAATGTGCAAAGCTATCATGCTGGAAAGCTAATCAGAGAAGACGACTCGAGCAATATACAATGTCATCCAAGGCAATATGTTTCACATAAATATTAGAgatagaggggggggggggggggggggggagagcaGGCTGGGCATAAATGTGCCTGAACAATCAGTTTGTGGAAAGTGACATAGAGAAGTTCCTTCAGCAATTGCCTTTGGTCTCTGTCAGTAatacgaaaaaaaattaacagttcCTATAGAATGTCGGGACTGGGGAGCTCAGACATGCCAGGCTGATGCATAATTCTTTAATCTCCAAGTCGAATATGTCACTCATTGATTGCTACACGGAGTGTCAGGATTAAGAGCAGAAGATGCCAAGTTCTGTTGATAACTATAAACAGATAGTGCAGAACAAAacgtaaagaaaagaaagacaagtTCTGTAAAATAACtcaaacaatattgttttaataaaataaagttttttaaccCACCAGTACTCCAACCTTCGGGAATCACAAATCACAtcgaattttttaaatatataaagctAAATTGTAAGGCTCAAATATAGGTTAAACCTGATCAAGGCTATATGATATTTGATTTAAGCGTGCCTTAACATCACCCCCACAAATCCCATGAATTAATCTGGAAAGCAAAAGcattagatttttatattaaaagcaTATACACTCTACATTGTGGATCAGCTTTATGCCAAATAGTTTGCTTCTTGATgcttcaaatttttcttttgaaatagcTTTGGTTAAGACATATCAATCTGATTATTAGTTCTACAATAAAACAGAATAACTTTATCTTCCTTGTagacttcttttaaaaaatacaattttatttaaagtgtttaatcctgttataaaaattataattatttgtaattaaaattatagcATGATTGTAGACATAAATATATGTAGGCTCAAGTTGATTCATATACAAATCTACAAGTATTTTTTTGATTCAGATTACTTGATTTATAGTAGCAATAACTACTATATATTTATCCTCAAATTCTTTGAGCAACAACATCTTACTTTCTTGAATATCAAGAAAACATTTGTGATTCAAAACTGAAACATTAATAACTTGtagtactttttattttcatccacaTATTTTGTCTAGTCACGGTTAAAATAACTATAAAGTATAAAAttctgaaaatgaaaattttttatacCATGATATGTGCCCTTGATGTATTTTACAATTATTGAGACTTATTATTGTAAAATAGTGAGAGTAGAATTTTATACCATAATATATGCTCTTGatgtaattattcataaatataataCGTGACTCGTGAGAGCAAATTTACTACAAAATTAATATCAAGACTTATTATTGTATATATCAAACACCCAATTAATAAACTTAGCAACACTCCTGATCTTTCTTCTGCATCTTTTAAGACTTTCTTTCGACAAGTTCACATCACAAcagcaattttgtttttattagaaatgAAATATGGTTTAAAGCAGACATGGTAAATCTGGATAGTTTCTATAGCAGCATAGCTATCGTGTCATTAAGTCTAGGTAGCAACCCTTAAAAAGTCATTGCGATCTAGTTCCATTACTGATCCATGCAAATCCTAAGTGAAACAACATCTTGACGCACGAGGAAGAGACAAAAACAATTGTTACCAGCTAGTGTCTGTCCAAAGCCCCAATATTTAAGCTTCCTTTTCCACGTTGACAAGACTGTTTCCAACTTACAGAAGTACCATGATCACCTACATCGTGTCAAAACCAAGCATCTAGTTCGAGAACCCCTAAGACTACTTGTAGCTAGCTCCAGAAAGGCCCAAGAATGGAAATGGCATGAGGTGAACCAGTCGCACCTCATATATCTAGATCCGTATAAGGCTAAAATGATCCTGACAATCCATCATTTAGTTCTCTCATTCTGTTTCCATTATAATTTCTGTTACCATGTTGAAATCGTTCTAAAGCCAAATCAGTTTTTAAATTGCAGATAGACACCAAGTTGTATTCGCAACAAAATCTGACATTAATTTACATGCTTTCGACCTAACATGTATGAGGTCAATCTGTCTGATTTCCTCAATCAGTTTGATAACCTTGACTATTTATGTAAGGAATGGAAATCTTCACACCAGAAAGCAATCAAATGTGATGTTGAAGGAAACAAGAAGACAACAAGTACGAAGAAACAGAGTCATCACACAAAACTCttaatccaaaattttattaatcaatattgAATATTGCAGTTTTTGTAAGCTACTTATATACTTGAAAGTCCTCAACAAagttacaaaaataattaaagagtagaaaaaacaaattgtagaACATATCAAATTCTAAAGATAACTTCCAAGTTTTATTTAaaggtttttctaattttagatggctacaaaatcttaaTTCTAAAATAGACTCtatctctataattttttagaaaattcataatataaattacaCCGGTATATAAATAAAGACGATTGAGTATAGCTCAACCCATTAGTTTTTGGGTTGAGAGATTGGGCATATCCAAACctaagttttttagttttattattagattttaatttatgtttttctgttagatttttattaattaatgggttttatactcaaattttttttccagaaaatctcgtatatttaaatatttttgtgaaaaaaaaaatccctataaagtttttttaaatgcaaaaaaaaaacagtctaattagtaaaatttttattaaattgaaatactaatctaaataaaaaaaatccaaatacagtaaaaaaaaataaagaaattcccGTTCCTTAACCAAGTTGAAGCTGTCTTCTAAAAACTTGCAAGGaacaagattttaaaatattttgaaaaaattttagtCTATCCAACATtaagataaaagaaattatagccttttttgttaatatatatatatatatatatcgtttGAGGCGTCCGAAGTCCGAGCATGTTATTGAGCTAGGACTTTTGTTACAAGCCCGCATCAATCTCCCTCGGAAATCTCACATCAATTTGATATCAAATTGGACACTTGCATACACCAGTCAACCTTGTCAGCTAAATTACAGTAAAACGACAAGACAGAACCCTTCAACATTCATACTTTCATCACAAACAGAAATGTTACTTTTGTTCAATGAACAATATTGTTCTTCTTATTGTTAGTGCTCCTAATAGACTCAAGTTTCACAAAAATCCCTCCATAGAAGCAAGATACAATTACAAACACTCTTTTAGGCATATTTTAGACATGTATTCTCAAGTATTTCTAATATAAAACACATACAATCATGTGAAACCATTCTGAAAATAAATAGTTGAAGGCATGTAGAACGTGGGAGGACCTTTACTCTACGATCAATGCATTAGTGGATCAGTATTCTCCATCAATGCCAATGGACATTCGAATGGTGCTGGTTAATAATGCTGTGAAAACCATGTCAGTGAACTCGTGTCCAATGCAGAAGCTTAATCTGACATACAAATTACAAGCGAGGCTAACACTAGACCTTTAACAATATGAAATCTGATACCAAATGAACTATACTTTTACCTCGACCACTCCAATCCCAACTCAGTTCTCCACTTCTCAGAAGAAACTATTAACACATTATCATCACAAAACCTCTGTGATGCTGCAATGTTCCAAGAAGTCATTCCAACCTCATATCCAGGCTCAGTGGAGGTCCCTCCCTGGTGAGTAAAGTAGTACTTCAATTTACACTTCCCATAATCAAAACCATGATACGCTGATAACTTACTAGCTGGATTGAGAACCAATGTCCCATCCAACATGGTCTAATTTTTACTCTCTGCGTGCGTGTAATTAATATTCAACGGTTTGTCTAGAATTTCGTTGTGTTAATGAATTGAAATTGTACAGCCATTAATGGGTTAGAATCTAAAGTATTGAAACCGAGTTCAAAAGACAACCCCTGTAACTTGAGATGCTTGATTCCTAATTGATGAGATCGCTAAAAACTCCCAAAGATTGGTCTTTCCAAGTCTGCAATGAGCTAGGAGGCATAGAAAGCTGAGCTAGGACAATTGGAACACTTGCAAAACAAGTTCTTTTTGTGAGTTTAGGGACTCTCTTGATGCTTAAACTAGCATTAATAATGAAGGAAAAAAGTCCTACGAGGTTGTGTTAATATGTGTTTGATAAAGTTTtcttatgaagaagaaaattgctTCCCTTAGTTCAAAGCCGATTATATAGCCTTGAATCTTATTAAGTGTGTCCatggaataataaaatgactaatGTGCTTAATTATTATCTATAGTTTTGAACTACACAAGAACAAAGCTCTAGAGTAACAATAGGCCTCTGTAAAAGTTGCACTAGTTCTAGCTTTCACGGGTTgtatattgtaaataatgataataagatCAATATCTAGATGATACATTGCCTTGGATAtgcttcttcttccctttttttttttttttttttttttatgtatggaCATTTTGTCCTCGTATTTGGTAGGCGAGTAGATCGGATTTTACCAAAGAGTTGCATCCATGTGTAGCAAGTGGTTTTGTGATGTAAGTGTGTTAGAAGAGTTTGAAggtttttaacatttaaatagggatttttatttatgtactaGTAAAATAAAACTAAGCATAAGAAGATAtaacttgatataaaaaaatcattactttttatttaattgactaAAAatacttaactttttttaaataattctacATGATTAGTTCTATAACTAATCAAGATCACGAAAACCTTTAAAATAAATCGTGAAGATGTTGTTTGagtcaaatttatatatttttttaattttttccttaatttaggattctatgattttaattttcttaccctgtaaatattgatttttaacttatttaaaaagttataaaaccTCTTAAAAATACAGAATATTTCACACTTTTATTCcgagaaataaaattaaaaactagggTTCTTTTTGTTAACCTATAGCACTCCATTCATCCCATGCTCGATCATCACATTCAATAATAACAACCTGCCTTGTCCATTTTCTTGAGCCATCTAGCAGCTACAGTGGTTTCTCCAATCTTACAGTACTTACCATTGTAGATTAGGTTTATATTCTCGTTCATTCCACCATGCCATTAAAGAACTCCACAACTTGAGCAATTTTACCCTCTATACAAAGCCCATTGTTCGAGGTAACAACAATAGGTTGAGAACCAAGTTCAATGATTTGGGCTAAAATCAATCTCTACCTGCGTTCTTATATGTGAGGTGTTGATATTTATACTATTAttcttgataattaatttattaacgggatcataaataaaaatactttattgaagattttttattattataatttctttggtatatacaagaaaatatttttattgctaaaatCTACAATAATTTACTGACAGAACCAttctatcaatatttttatttgtatttattaattgttttatagtgGACATGGTGTAAATGGCAGAAGCAATTGATCAAGATGTTAAAAGTATAGATATGAACTTTGATCTGCAGCCATTCAATTTgtttggaaaaagaaagcacGGTTCACTGATGTTTCATTCTAACTAATTGTTgggatgtatttattttttattaatgaaaaagaaattaaattcacaCGTCTTTCAACTAATTGAATTAAACAGCAAGACTGTAAATCTGTGAAATAAGGTAAACTCAAaccaaaaggggaaaaaaagaaagaaaaaaaaaggcacccCTTAGTCAACTTCATGGCCAATCCATCATGTTAAAAACCAAAGACTTCGATGGCTTTGCCCTTCAAGAGTCAGACATAAAGTGCAAGGCTTTGGTTACCGTTTAGGTCGACATTGAATGTCTTTGAAGACATCCAAATTAAGGCACTGATTTAACATCGAATTGGACGATGAAACGTCCGGTCCGACAGCCTGAGGCCATGTTCGTCTGCAGATTTTAACGCATTTTCATCGTaaaattatgattgttttttttaaatattttttatttaaaaatatattattttttaaataaactaaaacatgaaaataatttttattttcatcaagaataatatactttttatttttttaaaataatttttaatattaactcatgaaaataatcttaaaacattaaaatatattaatttaaaataaaaacattcaaatattttcaaaaatattttcaaaacgtaaaaataaacacGATCGATAAAACTATGccttttaaggtaaaaaaacaattatttttcataaggAAATAACACCAATA
This window contains:
- the LOC133672567 gene encoding outer envelope pore protein 24, chloroplastic-like; its protein translation is MLDGTLVLNPASKLSAYHGFDYGKCKLKYYFTHQGGTSTEPGYEVGMTSWNIAASQRFCDDNVLIVSSEKWRTELGLEWSRLSFCIGHEFTDMVFTALLTSTIRMSIGIDGEY